From one Methanosphaera sp. WGK6 genomic stretch:
- a CDS encoding MFS transporter — protein sequence MVEYTFKMKLSFIAATMTMAVVCIASSSAIPFYATYQSLYGISNSILSMSTFIYFTGNVISLLFFARLSNYLGRKPIIITTIIFAIIGCISFVYVNGSNLFLLGRLLQGLSCGMSAGCIQTFILDTAPPNSNLGVIMSTNIPLIGFSIGALNSASIVDNNPAWIANIFILISILLIICIVMIIISQETITRSSGVLSSIKPEIKVPQNIRRFIPISIIIFVSTYTISGFYQSFSSSMALLNFGCTGKLIAAIIYTSIIAPQIIGSTLINRLSIKDAQRMGILGFTIALIFVNIALFKSYFILFLMFNIIASLFCGLCFTSCMNNIVYRTRKEDMAGVLATTYIITDGGTALTNLLISGLVIHTTVSNVALIYLVFVIFSCILTFIITGKLNYDFD from the coding sequence ATGGTTGAATATACATTTAAAATGAAATTAAGTTTTATTGCCGCTACAATGACTATGGCTGTCGTATGTATAGCAAGTAGTAGTGCTATTCCTTTTTATGCAACATACCAATCATTATATGGTATTTCAAATAGTATACTCTCAATGAGTACTTTTATATACTTCACAGGAAATGTAATTAGTCTCCTATTTTTTGCAAGACTCAGTAATTATCTGGGACGAAAACCTATTATTATAACAACAATTATATTTGCAATAATAGGTTGTATAAGTTTTGTATATGTAAATGGTTCTAATTTGTTTCTTTTGGGGCGTTTGTTACAAGGATTAAGTTGTGGAATGTCTGCTGGATGTATTCAAACATTCATATTAGATACTGCTCCACCAAACTCAAATTTGGGTGTAATTATGTCAACAAATATTCCATTAATAGGATTTAGTATAGGAGCTCTAAATTCAGCAAGTATTGTTGATAATAATCCAGCATGGATAGCTAACATTTTTATACTAATAAGTATTCTACTTATAATTTGTATAGTCATGATAATAATAAGTCAAGAAACAATTACTCGTAGTAGTGGTGTTTTATCTTCAATTAAACCTGAAATAAAAGTTCCACAGAATATAAGACGTTTTATTCCAATTTCAATTATAATATTTGTTTCAACATATACAATTTCGGGATTCTATCAAAGCTTTAGTTCATCTATGGCTTTATTAAATTTTGGATGCACTGGTAAATTAATAGCTGCAATAATTTATACAAGTATTATTGCTCCTCAAATTATTGGAAGTACATTAATTAATAGATTATCTATAAAAGATGCTCAAAGGATGGGTATTCTAGGTTTTACAATAGCATTAATATTTGTAAACATAGCACTATTTAAATCATATTTCATATTATTTTTGATGTTTAATATTATAGCCTCACTATTTTGTGGATTATGTTTCACATCATGTATGAATAATATAGTTTACAGAACAAGAAAAGAAGACATGGCGGGAGTTCTAGCTACAACATATATCATAACTGATGGTGGTACAGCTCTCACAAATCTTTTAATTAGTGGCTTAGTTATTCACACAACAGTAAGTAATGTGGCATTAATTTATTTAGTATTTGTTATATTTTCATGTATTTTAACATTTATCATAACGGGTAAATTAAATTATGACTTTGATTAA
- a CDS encoding MATE family efflux transporter: MPNENMIDNTSNIELMLNYPRKALWNMSISLIISMFITSIYNVIDAIWVAGLSADALAGVGFVTPIFIAIMGIGNGLGAGSASALSKYIGEDNKKKADNGAVHTLFISIVVALVTTIVLLISLKSILLLIGAGSTISYAISYGNIISVGSIFIILSNALYGTLRAEGDTNRTMYAMLFSAIINIILDPLFIYGLNLGVSGAAYATIISLVFVNMILFYWFYVKKNTYLKPNLSNYVFSKNISLDILKVGFPASLELINNAVFAALFSLLLTIIAGTDAVAVYSTGWRIVTFGTVPMLAIGTALVSVVGANYGSRNYENIRVVHRYSMKISIFFGVLCAVLTYVFAPQIVALFSYTGSSIRLSSSMVSFLCCIVFFYPTMAVGVNSTYLFQGVGKCLTAMFQTIFRELGFTLLFAVVFAMIFNMGEFGAWLGIVFGEFVANNITLVWADIYIRRLIQNKSL, translated from the coding sequence TTGCCTAATGAAAATATGATAGATAATACTAGTAATATAGAACTTATGTTAAATTATCCTAGAAAAGCTCTTTGGAATATGTCTATTTCTCTTATTATTTCAATGTTTATTACAAGTATTTACAATGTAATTGATGCTATATGGGTTGCTGGTTTAAGTGCTGATGCACTTGCAGGTGTTGGTTTTGTTACACCAATATTTATTGCTATTATGGGTATTGGTAATGGTTTAGGTGCTGGTTCTGCATCTGCACTATCTAAGTATATTGGTGAGGATAATAAGAAAAAAGCAGATAATGGTGCTGTTCATACACTATTTATTAGTATTGTTGTTGCCCTTGTTACTACGATAGTATTACTTATTTCATTAAAATCTATTCTTCTCTTAATAGGTGCAGGTAGTACTATTAGTTATGCTATAAGTTATGGAAATATTATATCAGTAGGTTCTATTTTTATTATATTGTCTAATGCATTGTATGGAACTTTAAGAGCTGAAGGTGATACTAATAGAACAATGTATGCTATGTTATTTTCAGCAATCATTAATATAATCCTTGATCCATTGTTTATTTATGGACTAAATTTAGGTGTTAGTGGAGCAGCATATGCAACAATTATTTCATTAGTATTTGTTAATATGATATTGTTTTACTGGTTTTATGTAAAAAAAAATACTTATTTAAAGCCTAATTTATCTAATTATGTTTTTAGTAAAAACATATCTCTTGATATTTTAAAGGTAGGTTTTCCTGCTAGTTTGGAACTAATAAATAATGCTGTTTTTGCGGCTTTATTTTCATTGCTATTAACTATTATTGCAGGTACTGATGCTGTTGCTGTGTATTCTACTGGTTGGAGAATAGTTACTTTTGGTACTGTGCCTATGCTTGCTATTGGTACTGCTTTAGTTTCTGTTGTTGGAGCTAATTATGGTTCTAGAAATTATGAGAATATTCGTGTTGTTCATAGGTATTCTATGAAGATTTCTATATTTTTTGGAGTTTTATGTGCTGTTTTAACATATGTTTTTGCTCCTCAAATTGTAGCATTGTTTTCATATACTGGTAGTAGTATTCGTTTGTCTAGTAGCATGGTTAGTTTCCTTTGTTGTATTGTATTTTTCTATCCTACTATGGCTGTTGGTGTAAATTCCACTTATCTTTTCCAGGGTGTTGGTAAATGTTTAACTGCTATGTTTCAAACAATTTTTAGAGAACTTGGTTTTACCTTGTTATTTGCAGTAGTATTTGCTATGATTTTTAATATGGGTGAATTTGGTGCATGGCTTGGTATTGTATTTGGTGAGTTTGTTGCTAATAACATTACACTGGTTTGGGCTGATATTTATATTAGAAGACTTATTCAAAATAAGTCATTATAA
- a CDS encoding manganese efflux pump MntP family protein, with amino-acid sequence MEMNLISVILLAIALAMDAFSVSLTKGFTQKNLTKIQILWYGIFFGGFQFIMPVFGYFCGTAVSSLISTIAPWIAFILLVGIGLNMIRESLGDDEEEITDDFDFKEVTLLAIATSIDAFAVGLTFAILNTSLWMPCSIIGVVAFIFSIIGIFLGKKLGNYFGDKFEILGGVILILIGFKTLLGL; translated from the coding sequence ATGGAAATGAATTTAATTTCAGTAATATTATTAGCAATAGCTTTAGCAATGGATGCTTTCAGTGTTTCTTTAACAAAGGGATTTACACAGAAAAACCTAACTAAAATACAAATATTATGGTATGGTATATTCTTTGGTGGATTCCAATTTATCATGCCAGTATTTGGATATTTTTGTGGAACTGCAGTTAGTTCACTTATATCTACAATTGCACCCTGGATTGCATTTATATTACTAGTTGGTATAGGACTTAATATGATTCGTGAAAGCTTGGGAGATGATGAAGAAGAAATAACTGATGACTTTGACTTTAAGGAAGTAACTCTTCTTGCAATAGCAACAAGTATTGATGCATTTGCTGTAGGTTTAACATTTGCTATACTCAATACAAGTTTATGGATGCCATGTTCAATAATTGGAGTAGTTGCATTTATCTTTAGTATAATTGGAATTTTCCTTGGTAAAAAATTGGGGAATTACTTTGGTGATAAATTTGAAATACTTGGGGGAGTCATACTCATACTCATCGGATTTAAAACATTGCTTGGATTATAA